A region from the Gammaproteobacteria bacterium genome encodes:
- the dksA gene encoding RNA polymerase-binding protein DksA: MAAKKKATKKAASKKKATTKASSKKKAASKKTAAKKAPAKKKAAAKKAAPKKKAAAKKAAPKKKAAAKQAAPKKKPATKRKSKGLAAAGGAAAEHLGFTPYQQKKSEEYMSDAMLDHFREILKAWKRELMEEVDRTVHHMQDEAANFPDPNDRATQESEFSLELRTRDRERKLIKKIDSSIRHIDADDYGFCETCGVEIGVRRLEARPTADQCIDCKTLDEIREKQMRN, translated from the coding sequence ATGGCGGCGAAGAAGAAAGCCACTAAGAAGGCAGCTAGCAAGAAGAAGGCCACGACCAAGGCCTCCAGCAAGAAAAAAGCTGCAAGCAAGAAGACGGCAGCCAAGAAGGCCCCGGCAAAGAAAAAAGCTGCGGCCAAGAAGGCGGCTCCCAAGAAAAAGGCTGCTGCCAAGAAAGCTGCGCCCAAGAAGAAGGCGGCGGCCAAGCAGGCTGCGCCGAAAAAGAAGCCGGCCACCAAGCGCAAGTCCAAGGGACTGGCCGCTGCCGGTGGTGCTGCTGCCGAACACCTTGGCTTCACGCCCTACCAGCAGAAGAAGTCCGAGGAGTACATGAGCGATGCCATGCTCGATCACTTCCGGGAGATTCTTAAGGCCTGGAAGCGCGAGCTGATGGAGGAAGTGGATCGCACCGTGCACCACATGCAGGACGAGGCAGCCAACTTCCCGGATCCGAACGATCGTGCCACGCAGGAATCCGAGTTCTCGCTGGAACTCCGGACCCGCGACCGCGAACGCAAGCTGATCAAGAAGATCGACTCCTCGATTCGCCACATCGATGCCGACGACTACGGCTTCTGCGAAACCTGTGGTGTCGAGATCGGTGTGCGCCGGCTGGAGGCACGACCGACCGCAGACCAGTGCATCGACTGCAAGACGCTGGACGAAATTCGCGAAAAGCAGATGCGCAACTGA
- the pnp gene encoding polyribonucleotide nucleotidyltransferase, whose product MKSIKKSFQYGEHTVSIETGEIARQADGAVLVNMSDTVVLVTAVGRKKANPDQGFFPLTVNYQEKTYAAGKIPGGFFKREGRPSEKETLTSRLIDRPIRPLFPEGFKNEVQVIATVVSMNPDVDPDIPAMIGASAALALSGIPFDGPIGAARVGYKDGHYLLNPTFSQLADSDLDLVVAGTEGAVLMVESEAKCLPEDVMLGAVLFGHEAMQEAIKCIKELAAECGKPRWDWQGPEADKALVEAVKAACGADINAAYQVADKQERGDKLGEIRERVLEELAGGETPKFDAKAVAEVFHDIEYTTVRERVLSGEPRIDGRDTRTVRPIFVKTGALPRTHGSALFTRGETQAIVVTTLGTGRDAQIIDAIEGERKEPFMLHYNFPPYCVGETGFVGSPKRREIGHGRLAKRGIMAVMPDMEEYPYVIRVVSEITESNGSSSMASVCGTSLSLMDAGVPIKAPVAGVAMGLVKEDNRYAVLTDILGDEDHLGDMDFKVAGTEDGVSALQMDIKIQGITPEIMQDALSQAKDARLHILGEMNKVIDKPRTEMSDWAPRIITMKIHTDKIRDVIGKGGAVIRQLTEETGATIDIQDDGTIKIASVDRAAGEEAKHRIEEITADVEVGRIYEGKVVKLMDFGAFVTILPGRDGLVHISQISDERVEKVSDKLSEGDEVRVKVLEVDKQGRIRLSMKAVDAEAESA is encoded by the coding sequence GTGAAATCCATCAAGAAGTCCTTCCAGTACGGTGAGCACACCGTTTCCATCGAAACCGGCGAGATCGCCCGTCAGGCTGACGGTGCCGTTCTGGTCAACATGTCCGATACCGTCGTGCTGGTCACGGCTGTCGGCCGCAAGAAAGCCAACCCGGACCAGGGTTTCTTCCCGCTGACGGTCAACTACCAGGAAAAGACCTACGCAGCCGGCAAGATCCCAGGTGGTTTCTTCAAGCGTGAAGGTCGTCCTTCCGAGAAGGAAACCCTGACCTCGCGCCTGATCGATCGCCCGATCCGCCCGCTGTTCCCGGAAGGATTCAAGAACGAAGTCCAGGTCATTGCCACTGTCGTGTCGATGAACCCGGACGTGGACCCGGACATCCCGGCCATGATCGGTGCCTCCGCAGCGCTCGCGCTGTCGGGTATCCCGTTTGACGGCCCGATCGGCGCTGCACGCGTCGGTTACAAGGACGGCCACTACCTGCTGAACCCGACGTTCAGCCAGCTGGCTGATTCGGACCTCGACCTGGTGGTCGCCGGTACCGAAGGTGCCGTGCTGATGGTCGAATCCGAAGCCAAGTGCCTGCCGGAAGACGTGATGCTGGGTGCCGTGCTGTTTGGCCACGAAGCCATGCAGGAAGCCATCAAGTGCATCAAGGAACTGGCTGCCGAGTGCGGCAAGCCGCGCTGGGACTGGCAGGGTCCGGAAGCGGACAAGGCGCTCGTCGAAGCGGTCAAGGCGGCGTGCGGTGCCGACATCAATGCGGCCTACCAGGTTGCCGACAAGCAGGAACGTGGCGACAAGCTCGGCGAAATCCGCGAGCGCGTGCTCGAGGAACTGGCCGGCGGCGAGACGCCGAAGTTCGATGCAAAGGCCGTGGCCGAAGTCTTCCACGACATCGAGTACACCACCGTGCGCGAACGCGTCCTGTCGGGCGAGCCGCGAATCGACGGTCGCGACACCCGTACCGTACGTCCGATTTTCGTCAAGACCGGCGCGCTGCCGCGCACCCATGGTTCGGCGCTGTTCACCCGCGGTGAAACGCAGGCGATCGTCGTGACCACCCTGGGCACCGGCCGCGATGCACAGATCATCGATGCCATCGAAGGCGAACGCAAAGAGCCGTTCATGTTGCATTACAACTTCCCGCCGTACTGCGTGGGCGAAACCGGTTTCGTCGGTTCGCCGAAGCGTCGCGAGATCGGCCACGGTCGTCTTGCCAAGCGCGGCATCATGGCCGTCATGCCGGACATGGAAGAGTATCCATACGTCATCCGCGTCGTCTCTGAAATCACCGAGTCGAACGGCTCCAGCTCCATGGCATCGGTCTGCGGCACCTCGCTGTCGCTGATGGATGCCGGTGTGCCGATCAAGGCGCCGGTGGCTGGTGTGGCCATGGGCCTGGTAAAGGAAGACAACCGCTACGCCGTCCTGACCGACATCCTCGGTGACGAGGATCACCTCGGTGACATGGACTTCAAGGTGGCCGGTACCGAAGACGGCGTGTCCGCGTTGCAGATGGATATCAAGATCCAGGGCATCACGCCGGAAATCATGCAGGACGCCCTGTCGCAGGCCAAGGATGCGCGTCTGCACATCCTCGGCGAGATGAACAAGGTCATCGACAAGCCGCGTACCGAGATGTCCGACTGGGCACCGCGCATCATCACCATGAAGATCCACACGGACAAGATCCGCGACGTGATCGGCAAGGGTGGTGCGGTGATTCGCCAGCTGACCGAAGAGACCGGTGCGACCATCGACATCCAGGACGACGGCACCATCAAGATCGCTTCGGTCGATCGTGCTGCTGGTGAAGAAGCCAAGCATCGCATCGAAGAGATCACGGCTGATGTCGAAGTCGGTCGCATCTACGAAGGCAAGGTCGTCAAGCTGATGGACTTCGGCGCATTCGTGACGATCCTGCCGGGTCGTGACGGACTCGTGCACATCTCGCAGATCTCCGATGAGCGTGTCGAAAAGGTTTCCGACAAGCTCAGCGAAGGCGACGAAGTGCGCGTCAAGGTGCTGGAAGTGGACAAGCAGGGCCGTATCCGCCTGTCCATGAAGGCCGTCGACGCCGAAGCCGAATCTGCCTGA
- a CDS encoding polyhydroxyalkanoate synthesis regulator DNA-binding domain-containing protein, translated as MSSRIIKKYPNRRLYDTQESRYITLAEIRQLVDQQVPFQVIERRSDTDITTSVLLQVVSELESTDARLLGPEVLGALIRAYGAYQQNEVEPQLLGALRELPEPANVPRVAQHA; from the coding sequence ATGAGCAGCAGAATCATCAAGAAATACCCGAATCGTCGCCTTTACGACACGCAGGAAAGCCGATACATCACCCTGGCCGAGATTCGGCAGCTGGTGGATCAGCAAGTTCCGTTCCAGGTGATCGAGCGGCGCAGCGACACCGACATCACCACCTCGGTGCTGCTGCAGGTCGTCAGCGAACTCGAAAGCACCGACGCCCGACTGCTGGGCCCGGAAGTCCTGGGCGCATTGATTCGCGCGTATGGCGCCTACCAGCAGAACGAAGTCGAACCCCAGCTGCTTGGCGCACTGCGCGAGCTGCCCGAGCCGGCGAACGTGCCGCGCGTCGCACAACACGCCTGA
- the smc gene encoding chromosome segregation protein SMC, whose product MRLRTIKLAGFKSFVDPTNINLPSNLVGVVGPNGCGKSNVIDAVRWVMGESSAKHLRGDSMADVIFNGSHARKPVGTASVELVFDNSDGSVGGQFASYSEISVKRQVTRDGTSQYFLNGTRCRRKDIQDIFLGTGLGPRSYAIIEQGMISRLIEAKPEELRVFLEEAAGISKYKERRRETENRIKHTRENIDRLDDLRGEIEKQIAHLQRQARTAERYKELKSVERRQRAELLALKWHALDEQVGVQDRNINEKQNLLEAGIADQRSVELDIEKTREASVEANDAFNEVQGRFYAVGADIARIEQSIQHGKEMRQRQERELAQAEHSLQEVEGHINRDKEQLGDVDAALAEMEPGLERLRNAEKESGEAFSAAEEAMQQWQSAWDAFNKDSSEASQSATVERTQIESLERQVQQMSTRIAKLDEEAKTLDPQALNEELERMAAAERQAAEAREKLQQELDEVLARITGLREQDKEMTQALHAKRSELENGKGRLSSLEALQQSALGKSRDAVNDWLAGHSLESLPRLAEKLDVEAGWERAVETVLGHYLEAVCVEEISDLDSAIAELTSASVTLVDGNRPSGASNAADALSGKVSGDAAVTGLLVGVKTADNLDAALRMRASLAAGESVVTPDGVWLGANWIRINREEDEHAGVLAREQEIKTLKERMVAIENEVTELSAQQEVNREQLKDGELRREELQSEVNRAHRSHADAKAQYEARKDRQDQLKKRADEVNAELAELNKEMDEHSERIRETRARLADSMSSLQGFEADHEKLLARRDELRAELDRARAKSKEDREAVHELALKVESRKSMRESTQRNLERMQMQLDQITTRRSELKATLENNDSPVEGQKEQLEELLEKRAKVEIELNEARSKVEEHDVQLRNLEQERGAKEKRVVQLREELSQLKLDSQEMRVRRQTLKEQLDEMDFEVEKLFEEMPEEANVDNWQQQVDDITRKIDRLGPINLAAIDEFKEQSERKEYLDAQYEDLIEALTTLENAIKKIDRETRTRFKETFDRVNTGLQKNFPKLFGGGHAYLELTGEELLDAGVTVMARPPGKRNSTIHLLSGGEKALTAVALVFSIFELNPAPFCMLDEVDAPLDDANVGRFCAMVKEMSERVQFIFITHNKVTMELSKQLTGVTMHEPGVSRLVAVDVDEAVQMAAM is encoded by the coding sequence ATGCGTCTCAGAACGATCAAACTTGCAGGATTCAAATCCTTCGTCGATCCAACCAATATCAATCTCCCCAGCAACCTGGTCGGCGTGGTCGGCCCCAACGGTTGCGGCAAGTCGAACGTCATTGATGCCGTGCGCTGGGTGATGGGCGAATCCTCGGCCAAGCACCTGCGCGGTGATTCCATGGCCGACGTCATCTTCAACGGGTCGCATGCGCGCAAGCCGGTCGGCACGGCGTCGGTGGAACTGGTGTTCGACAACTCGGATGGGTCCGTCGGCGGCCAGTTCGCGAGCTATTCGGAAATTTCCGTCAAGCGCCAGGTGACGCGCGATGGCACCTCGCAGTATTTCCTCAACGGCACGCGCTGCCGTCGCAAGGACATCCAGGACATCTTCCTCGGTACCGGCCTTGGTCCGCGCAGCTACGCCATCATCGAGCAGGGCATGATTTCACGCCTGATCGAGGCAAAGCCGGAAGAGCTGCGCGTGTTCCTGGAAGAAGCGGCCGGCATTTCCAAGTACAAGGAACGCCGCCGTGAAACCGAGAACCGCATCAAGCACACGCGCGAAAACATCGATCGACTCGATGACCTGCGCGGTGAAATCGAAAAGCAGATTGCCCACTTGCAGCGGCAGGCGCGCACCGCCGAGCGTTACAAGGAACTGAAGTCCGTCGAACGCCGCCAGCGGGCCGAACTGCTGGCACTGAAGTGGCATGCACTCGACGAACAGGTCGGTGTGCAGGATCGCAATATCAACGAAAAGCAGAACCTGCTGGAAGCCGGCATCGCGGACCAGCGTTCGGTCGAGCTGGATATCGAGAAGACCCGCGAAGCCAGCGTCGAAGCCAATGACGCCTTCAACGAAGTGCAGGGTCGTTTCTATGCCGTGGGCGCGGACATCGCGCGCATCGAGCAATCCATCCAGCATGGCAAGGAAATGCGCCAGCGCCAGGAGCGTGAACTCGCCCAGGCCGAGCATTCCCTGCAGGAAGTCGAAGGCCATATCAATCGTGACAAGGAACAGCTCGGCGATGTCGATGCCGCGCTGGCCGAAATGGAGCCAGGTCTCGAGCGCCTGCGCAATGCCGAAAAGGAATCCGGCGAAGCCTTCTCCGCGGCCGAAGAAGCGATGCAGCAATGGCAGAGCGCCTGGGATGCCTTCAACAAGGATTCCTCCGAGGCTTCGCAGTCGGCCACGGTCGAGCGCACGCAGATCGAATCACTGGAGCGACAGGTCCAGCAGATGTCGACGCGCATTGCCAAGCTGGACGAGGAAGCGAAGACCCTAGACCCGCAGGCATTGAACGAAGAGCTGGAACGCATGGCGGCTGCCGAACGGCAGGCGGCCGAAGCGCGCGAGAAACTGCAGCAGGAACTGGACGAAGTGCTGGCGCGCATCACCGGCCTGCGCGAGCAGGACAAGGAAATGACCCAGGCGCTGCATGCCAAGCGCAGCGAACTGGAAAACGGCAAGGGCAGGTTGTCCTCGCTGGAAGCCTTGCAGCAGTCTGCACTGGGCAAGAGCCGCGATGCGGTGAATGACTGGCTGGCTGGCCACTCCCTGGAATCCCTGCCGCGCCTGGCCGAAAAGCTTGACGTGGAAGCAGGTTGGGAGCGTGCGGTCGAAACGGTATTGGGGCATTACCTCGAGGCCGTCTGCGTCGAGGAAATCAGCGACCTGGATTCGGCGATTGCCGAGCTCACCTCGGCATCCGTGACGCTGGTGGACGGCAATCGTCCGTCGGGTGCAAGCAATGCGGCGGATGCATTGTCCGGCAAGGTATCGGGCGACGCGGCCGTTACCGGCCTGCTGGTCGGCGTGAAGACGGCCGACAACCTGGACGCGGCACTGCGCATGCGAGCATCGCTGGCAGCCGGTGAATCCGTCGTCACGCCGGATGGCGTGTGGCTGGGTGCCAACTGGATTCGCATCAATCGCGAGGAAGACGAGCACGCTGGCGTGCTGGCGCGCGAGCAGGAGATCAAGACGCTCAAGGAGCGCATGGTCGCGATCGAAAACGAAGTAACCGAGCTGTCCGCTCAGCAGGAAGTGAATCGCGAACAGTTGAAGGATGGCGAACTGCGGCGCGAAGAGCTGCAGAGCGAGGTCAACCGCGCACATCGCTCGCATGCCGATGCCAAGGCGCAGTACGAGGCTCGCAAGGATCGCCAGGACCAGTTGAAGAAGCGTGCCGACGAGGTGAATGCCGAGCTGGCCGAACTCAACAAGGAAATGGACGAGCACAGCGAAAGGATTCGCGAAACGCGAGCGCGCCTGGCCGACTCCATGTCGAGCCTGCAGGGCTTCGAAGCAGACCATGAAAAGCTGCTGGCCAGGCGTGACGAATTGCGCGCCGAGCTGGACCGTGCCCGTGCCAAGTCGAAGGAAGACCGCGAGGCCGTGCACGAGCTGGCCCTGAAGGTCGAGTCACGCAAGTCCATGCGCGAGTCCACGCAACGCAACCTGGAACGCATGCAGATGCAGCTGGACCAGATCACCACGCGTCGCAGCGAGCTGAAGGCTACGCTGGAAAACAACGACTCGCCGGTGGAAGGCCAGAAGGAGCAGCTGGAAGAGCTTCTGGAGAAGCGCGCCAAGGTCGAGATCGAACTGAATGAAGCTCGCAGCAAGGTCGAAGAGCACGATGTGCAGTTGCGCAACCTGGAGCAGGAGCGTGGCGCCAAGGAAAAGCGTGTCGTGCAGCTGCGCGAGGAACTGAGCCAGCTGAAGCTTGATTCGCAGGAAATGCGCGTGCGTCGCCAGACCCTGAAGGAACAGCTCGACGAGATGGATTTCGAAGTCGAGAAGCTGTTCGAGGAAATGCCGGAAGAGGCGAATGTCGACAACTGGCAGCAACAGGTCGATGACATTACCCGCAAGATCGACCGGCTCGGCCCGATCAACCTGGCGGCCATCGACGAGTTCAAGGAACAGTCCGAGCGCAAGGAATACCTCGATGCGCAGTACGAGGACCTGATCGAAGCGCTGACCACGCTGGAGAATGCGATCAAGAAGATCGATCGCGAGACGCGCACGCGTTTCAAGGAGACCTTCGATCGCGTCAATACCGGTTTACAGAAGAACTTCCCGAAACTGTTCGGTGGGGGGCATGCCTATCTCGAGCTGACCGGCGAGGAACTGCTGGACGCCGGTGTCACCGTGATGGCTCGCCCGCCGGGCAAGCGCAACAGCACCATTCACCTGCTGTCGGGCGGCGAAAAGGCGCTGACAGCTGTCGCGCTGGTGTTCTCGATCTTCGAATTGAATCCGGCACCGTTCTGCATGCTCGACGAGGTCGATGCACCGCTGGACGATGCCAACGTGGGTCGCTTCTGCGCCATGGTCAAGGAAATGTCCGAGCGCGTGCAGTTCATCTTCATCACCCATAACAAGGTGACCATGGAACTTTCCAAGCAACTGACCGGCGTCACCATGCACGAGCCTGGCGTGTCTCGCCTCGTGGCCGTCGACGTGGACGAAGCCGTGCAGATGGCGGCCATGTAA
- the gluQRS gene encoding tRNA glutamyl-Q(34) synthetase GluQRS, giving the protein MPESPDYIGRFAPSPTGELHMGSLVAAVVSFLDARSHAGRWHLRIENLDPPREVDGSAASICRALETLGFQWDGNIVFQSDRDAAYQQAFEYLKQRDLVYPCICSRKEIAAVAADGIEGPVYPGTCRAGLPRQRPRQAWRMRTDNAPIRIMDRWQGEQLQRLERDIGDFVILRADGYWAYQLAVVVDDAELGVTDVVRGTDLLLSTPRQAWIYQQLDWPVPRYAHHPLLLTAAGDKYAKQGGSPGIDLQAPGRALHQALDLLGQQPPAELAGAPVEEIWAWALPAWNPASFTHEAALGPL; this is encoded by the coding sequence ATGCCGGAATCACCCGATTACATAGGTCGCTTCGCCCCCTCGCCTACCGGCGAACTGCACATGGGCAGCCTGGTTGCCGCGGTTGTGTCCTTTCTTGATGCCCGCAGCCATGCTGGCCGCTGGCACCTGCGGATCGAGAACCTTGACCCGCCACGCGAAGTGGACGGCAGTGCAGCGAGCATCTGCCGCGCACTGGAAACCCTCGGTTTCCAGTGGGATGGCAACATCGTTTTCCAGTCCGACCGTGACGCCGCCTACCAGCAGGCCTTCGAATACCTGAAGCAACGCGACCTGGTCTACCCCTGCATCTGCTCCCGCAAGGAGATCGCTGCCGTGGCAGCGGATGGCATCGAAGGCCCGGTCTATCCGGGCACCTGCCGTGCCGGCCTGCCAAGACAGCGGCCGCGGCAGGCCTGGCGCATGCGCACCGACAACGCCCCGATCCGCATCATGGATCGCTGGCAAGGCGAGCAGCTGCAACGCCTCGAGCGCGACATCGGCGACTTCGTCATCCTCCGAGCCGATGGCTACTGGGCCTACCAGCTGGCCGTGGTCGTGGATGATGCAGAGCTGGGAGTGACCGACGTGGTCAGGGGCACCGACCTGCTGCTGTCCACACCCCGCCAGGCCTGGATCTACCAGCAACTCGACTGGCCCGTTCCGCGCTACGCCCACCACCCGCTGCTGCTCACCGCGGCCGGCGACAAATACGCCAAGCAAGGCGGCAGCCCGGGCATCGACCTCCAGGCCCCCGGACGGGCACTCCACCAGGCCCTGGACCTGCTTGGCCAGCAGCCCCCAGCCGAGCTGGCTGGCGCCCCGGTCGAAGAGATCTGGGCCTGGGCCCTGCCCGCCTGGAATCCCGCCAGCTTCACCCACGAGGCGGCGCTGGGCCCACTTTGA
- the queF gene encoding preQ(1) synthase: protein MSTRPSKDLETFPNPRAGRDYTIRMELPEFTCICPKTGQPDFAEFLLEYVPDELCVELKSLKLYMWSFREEGGFHEAMTNRILDDLVAATQPRFMRLTGKWNVRGGIWTDVIAEHRKDGWTAPVPVELP, encoded by the coding sequence ATGAGTACTCGCCCGAGTAAAGACCTGGAAACCTTCCCGAATCCGCGAGCCGGCCGGGATTATACCATCCGAATGGAGCTCCCCGAGTTCACATGCATCTGTCCCAAGACGGGACAGCCGGATTTTGCTGAGTTTTTGCTCGAATACGTGCCCGACGAGCTCTGTGTCGAGCTGAAATCGCTGAAACTCTACATGTGGAGCTTTCGTGAAGAAGGCGGCTTCCACGAAGCCATGACCAATCGCATCCTCGACGACCTGGTCGCAGCCACCCAGCCACGGTTCATGCGCCTGACGGGCAAGTGGAACGTGCGTGGCGGCATCTGGACAGACGTAATTGCCGAACACCGCAAGGACGGCTGGACGGCGCCGGTGCCGGTCGAGCTGCCCTGA
- the rpsO gene encoding 30S ribosomal protein S15, translating to MPLTVEKKQEIIAEYKTGEGDTGSPEVQVALLSARINELTGHFADHKHDHHSRRGLLKMVNQRRKLLDYLKSKNRDRYQDLIKRLGLRR from the coding sequence ATGCCTTTGACAGTAGAAAAGAAGCAGGAAATCATCGCCGAGTACAAGACGGGCGAGGGCGATACCGGTTCGCCGGAAGTGCAGGTTGCACTCCTTTCCGCACGTATCAACGAATTGACGGGTCACTTTGCCGACCACAAGCATGATCACCACTCGCGTCGTGGCCTGCTGAAGATGGTCAACCAGCGTCGCAAGCTGCTCGATTACCTGAAGAGCAAGAACCGCGACCGCTACCAGGATCTGATCAAGCGACTGGGCCTGCGCCGCTAA
- the cysZ gene encoding sulfate transporter CysZ, giving the protein MQTVADGIQHLLKGFKLIRQPGVRWFVLIPFSINLLVFSGLIWLAADRFDQLLGWLQPDLPEWLAWLAWLAWLLFGLLAVLLVFYTFTLVANLIGAPFNGLLAERVAISLGLPAAKDGDQPLLKQMLTDVKQEVRKLLYFLVRALGLGVISLVLIWTPLAPLVPLLWFAFSAWMLSLEYSDFHLANQGLDFASQRRLLGRHRWAAMGFGAAATGATLVPLLNFLVMPAAVAGAVSFWSERLDSDAGNGTASNGPSPDDSSTQAALRQ; this is encoded by the coding sequence ATGCAGACAGTAGCCGACGGTATCCAACATCTCCTGAAGGGCTTCAAGCTCATCCGCCAGCCGGGTGTACGCTGGTTCGTGCTGATCCCCTTCAGTATCAACCTGCTGGTATTCAGCGGCCTGATCTGGCTGGCCGCCGACCGTTTCGACCAGCTGCTGGGCTGGCTTCAGCCGGACCTGCCGGAGTGGCTGGCCTGGCTGGCCTGGCTGGCCTGGTTGCTGTTCGGCCTGCTGGCAGTCCTGCTGGTGTTCTACACCTTCACCCTGGTCGCCAACCTGATCGGTGCGCCGTTCAACGGCCTGCTGGCGGAGCGCGTTGCCATTTCACTGGGCCTGCCAGCAGCAAAGGACGGTGATCAGCCGCTGCTCAAGCAGATGCTGACCGACGTCAAGCAGGAGGTTCGCAAGCTGCTGTACTTCCTGGTTCGGGCGCTGGGCCTCGGCGTGATCAGCCTGGTGCTGATCTGGACGCCGCTCGCGCCACTGGTGCCCCTGCTGTGGTTCGCCTTCTCTGCCTGGATGCTGTCGCTGGAGTACTCGGATTTCCACCTGGCTAACCAGGGTCTCGATTTCGCCAGCCAACGACGCCTGCTGGGCCGCCACCGCTGGGCCGCAATGGGCTTCGGGGCGGCTGCAACGGGCGCCACCCTGGTGCCGCTGCTGAACTTCCTCGTGATGCCGGCGGCGGTCGCCGGCGCGGTCTCGTTCTGGTCCGAGCGGCTGGATTCCGACGCGGGCAACGGTACCGCTTCGAATGGTCCGAGCCCGGATGACTCATCCACGCAAGCCGCCTTGCGGCAGTAG
- a CDS encoding hydrolase yields MLKRSDFKPAWWLSNRHLQTIVPNILRPQPDLAIRRERIELPDGDFVDADWVAGGRVDAPIVILLHGLEGSIKSRYAGWMLKKLSDAGYRAVIMHSRSCSGEINRLPQSYHSGQTRDFEFFFKLLKEREPDAPLAAIGYSLSGNAILKWLADNPQQDLLVTGVAVSVPFDLKACSEFINRGFSKVYQAHLMLKMKKTARAKRHLFEQEGLEPDIASLRTFRQFDNALTAPLHGFADADDYYARCSSRPLVRHIGTPTLIIHAKDDPFMSPATPPTDDMLADAVTLELAEGGGHVGFVGGRWPWQPRYYLEERIPAYLREHLPL; encoded by the coding sequence GTGCTGAAACGCAGCGACTTCAAACCGGCCTGGTGGCTGTCCAACCGCCACCTGCAGACCATTGTTCCCAACATACTCAGACCACAGCCGGATCTCGCGATACGACGCGAACGCATCGAGCTGCCGGATGGTGATTTCGTGGATGCCGACTGGGTCGCCGGCGGTCGTGTCGATGCGCCGATCGTCATCCTGCTGCATGGCCTGGAAGGCTCGATCAAGTCGCGCTACGCGGGCTGGATGCTGAAAAAGCTTTCCGACGCCGGCTACCGCGCGGTCATCATGCATTCGCGCAGTTGCTCGGGTGAAATCAATCGGCTGCCGCAGTCCTACCACTCGGGACAGACCCGCGACTTCGAATTCTTTTTCAAGCTGTTGAAAGAGCGCGAGCCGGACGCGCCGCTGGCTGCCATCGGTTACTCGCTGTCCGGCAATGCCATTCTCAAGTGGCTGGCCGACAACCCGCAGCAGGACCTGCTGGTCACCGGGGTCGCCGTCTCCGTGCCGTTCGATCTGAAGGCCTGCTCCGAATTCATCAATCGCGGCTTCTCGAAGGTCTACCAGGCCCACCTGATGCTGAAGATGAAGAAGACGGCCCGGGCCAAGCGACACCTGTTCGAACAGGAGGGACTCGAACCGGACATTGCCAGCCTCAGGACCTTCCGGCAGTTCGACAATGCCCTGACCGCGCCCCTGCATGGCTTCGCGGATGCCGACGATTACTATGCACGCTGCAGTTCACGGCCCCTGGTCAGGCACATCGGTACGCCTACCCTGATCATCCACGCCAAGGACGACCCCTTCATGTCGCCGGCCACACCGCCTACCGACGACATGCTTGCCGATGCTGTCACGCTGGAGCTGGCAGAGGGTGGTGGTCACGTCGGCTTTGTCGGCGGCCGCTGGCCATGGCAGCCTCGCTATTACCTCGAGGAGCGCATACCCGCCTACCTCAGGGAGCACCTGCCACTCTGA